Proteins encoded in a region of the Phoenix dactylifera cultivar Barhee BC4 chromosome 3, palm_55x_up_171113_PBpolish2nd_filt_p, whole genome shotgun sequence genome:
- the LOC103716683 gene encoding 26S proteasome regulatory subunit 6B homolog, producing the protein MAASAMVVDNKVCSRPSGPPPSFPAVSADVFLSVDDDEDLYGRLKSLQRQIEFVDIQEEYVKDEQKNLKRELLRAQEEVKRIQSVPLVIGQFMEMVDQNNGIVGSTTGSNYYVRILSTINRELLKPSASVALHRHSNALVDVLPPEADSSISLLSQSEKPDVTYNDIGGCDIQKQEIREAVELPLTHHELYKQIGIDPPRGVLLYGPPGTGKTMLAKAVANHTTAAFIRVVGSEFVQKYLGEGPRMVRDVFRLAKENAPAIIFIDEVDAIATARFDAQTGADREVQRILMELLNQMDGFDQTVNVKVIMATNRADTLDPALLRPGRLDRKIEFPLPDRRQKRLVFQVCTAKMNLSDEVDLEDYVSRPDKISAAEIAAICQEAGMHAVRKNRYVILPKDFEKGYRTNVKKPDTDFDFYK; encoded by the exons atggCGGCCTCCGCCATGGTCGTAGACAACAAAGTTTGCTCCCGGCCGTCCGGCCCGCCGCCGAGCTTCCCGGCCGTGAGCGCCGACGTCTTCCTCTCTGTCGACGACGACGAGGATCTCTACGGTCGCCTCAAGTCTCTCCAGCGGCAGATCGAGTTTGTCGACATCCAGGAGGAGTACGTCAAGGACGAGCAGAAGAACCTCAAGCGCGAGCTCCTCCGCGCCCAGGAGGAGGTCAAGCGGATCCAGTCCGTTCCTCTTGTCATAGGCCAGTTCATGGAAATGGTCGACCAGAACAACGGCATCGTTGGCTCCACCACCGGATCCAACTACTATGTTCGAATTTTGAGCACCATCAACCGCGAGCTCCTCAAGCCCTCCGCCTCCGTCGCCCTCCACCGCCACTCCAACGCCCTCGTCGACGTGCTCCCGCCCGAGGCCGACTCTAGCATCTCCCTCCTCAGCCAGTCCGAGAAACCCGACGTTACCTATAAC GATATTGGGGGTTGTGATATTCAGAAGCAGGAAATTCGTGAAGCTGTTGAGTTGCCTTTGACACATCATGAGTTATACAAACAGATTGGTATAGATCCTCCAAGAGGCGTGCTTCTCTATGGCCCTCCTGGAACTGGTAAAACCATGCTTGCCAAGGCTGTGGCtaatcatacaactgcagcttTTATAAGAGTTGTTGGGTCAGAATTTGTTCAGAAGTATTTGGGTGAG GGTCCACGAATGGTTCGGGATGTTTTCCGACTTGCTAAAGAGAATGCCCCTGCAATCATATTTATTGATGAGGTTGATGCTATAGCTACGGCACGGTTTGATGCACAAACTGGTGCTGATAGGGAAGTGCAGCGTATCCTCATGGAACTTCTGAATCAG ATGGATGGTTTCGATCAAACTGTGAATGTAAAGGTTATAATGGCAACAAATCGAGCTGACACCCTAGACCCTGCCCTTCTGCGCCCGGGTAGACTTGATCGGAAAATTGAATTTCCTTTGCCTGACAGACGGCAAAAGCGGCTAGTTTTTCAA GTCTGCACTGCTAAAATGAATCTCAGTGATGAGGTTGACTTGGAAGACTATGTTTCTCGACCAGATAAAATTAGTGCTGCTGAG ATTGCTGCCATTTGCCAGGAGGCGGGTATGCATGCTGTTCGCAAGAACCGATATGTTATTCTTCCCAAGGACTTTGAGAAAGGCTACCGTACCAATGTAAAGAAGCCAGACACAGATTTTGATTTCTACAAATGA
- the LOC103716684 gene encoding root phototropism protein 2, with amino-acid sequence MAVSSSSSSLPSATERTGQWVPSDQDIPTDIIIHVGDVSFPLHKFMLVAKSGYIRRKIMDSDRTNVARIDLSEVPGGVEAFEKAAKFCYGVNFEISVYNVVALRCAAEYLEMTEKYCEGNLEGRTEEFLAQAALKTLPGAVIVLRSCEELLPMAGEIQIAKRCFDAISLKACNEANFPTRCPPEWWAAELAALSPSSLQKILSAMRSRGASTKTLAAAVAAYAERNLPDLLALPSAAAPGTLPVPATAANHRPRQRALLESFAALLPTVVPDDALPVGFLCCLLRAAIFLTASAACRQELERRISVALDQAIVADLLVVALDYSGERIVDLDSVRRIVARFLQREMGGGGEDNYGGGAVCCSAALQKVARTVDAFVGETATDKDLTVHKFAGIAGVLPKSARRFDDDLYRAVDIYLKAHTGLHEIEKEKACSVMDPLKLSHEARLHAARNNRLPLQIILHALYFDQLKLRSGAAAKDAVAPPNSAAAARAGAMADASLMRENEALRSELTRMQLCLSELQGGSGLKGRPKRPTFLSSFSKTLGKLNPFRHGSMDASSIDNGGVGVLGEALTKPKPRRRRFSIS; translated from the exons TGTTAGCTTCCCTCTTCACAAG TTCATGCTTGTGGCTAAGAGTGGGTACATACGAAGAAAGATCATGGATTCGGACCGGACTAACGTCGCCCGGATCGATCTCTCGGAGGTGCCGGGTGGAGTGGAGGCATTTGAGAAGGCTGCTAAGTTCTGTTATGGTGTGAACTTTGAGATCTCGGTGTACAACGTGGTGGCGCTCCGATGCGCTGCGGAGTACTTGGAGATGACTGAGAAGTACTGCGAAGGGAACCTCGAAGGACGGACGGAGGAATTCTTGGCTCAGGCGGCGCTCAAGACGCTCCCTGGCGCTGTGATCGTGCTGCGATCTTGCGAGGAGCTGCTCCCCATGGCTGGGGAGATCCAGATCGCGAAGCGATGCTTCGATGCCATCAGTTTGAAG GCATGCAACGAGGCGAACTTTCCGACGAGGTGCCCGCCGGAGTGGTGGGCAGCGGAGCTCGCCGCCCTCAGCCCCTCCTCCCTCCAAAAGATCCTCTCTGCCATGCGATCCCGCGGCGCCTCCACCAAAACCCtcgccgccgccgtcgccgcctaCGCCGAGCGCAACCTCCCCGACCTCCTCGCTCTCCCAAGCGCCGCCGCCCCCGGCACCCTCCCCGTCCCCGCCACCGCCGCCAACCACCGCCCCCGCCAGCGCGCCCTCCTCGAGTCCTTCGCCGCCCTCCTCCCCACCGTCGTCCCCGACGACGCCCTCCCCGTCGGCTTCCTCTGCTGCCTCCTCCGCGCCGCCATCTTCCTCACGGCCTCCGCCGCCTGCCGGCAGGAGCTCGAGCGCCGGATCTCCGTCGCGCTCGACCAGGCCATCGTCGCCGATCTCCTCGTCGTCGCGCTGGACTACTCAGGCGAGCGGATCGTCGATCTAGACAGCGTCCGCCGGATCGTGGCAAGGTTCTTGCAAAGGGAGATGGGTGGCGGCGGCGAAGACAACTATGGAGGCGGCGCCGTCTGCTGCTCCGCCGCGCTCCAGAAGGTCGCCCGCACCGTGGACGCGTTCGTAGGCGAGACCGCCACCGACAAGGATCTGACAGTGCACAAGTTCGCCGGGATCGCTGGCGTGCTCCCCAAGTCCGCCCGGAGGTTCGACGACGACCTCTACCGGGCCGTCGACATCTACCTCAAG GCTCACACGGGACTGCACGAGATCGAGAAAGAGAAGGCGTGCAGCGTGATGGACCCGCTCAAACTCTCTCACGAGGCCCGACTCCACGCCGCTCGGAACAACCGCCTCCCCTTACAAATAATCCTCCACGCGCTCTACTTCGACCAGCTCAAGCTCCGGAGCGGGGCCGCGGCGAAGGACGCGGTGGCGCCGCCGAACTCGGCGGCGGCCGCCCGGGCCGGGGCGATGGCGGATGCGTCGCTGATGCGGGAGAACGAGGCGCTGCGGTCGGAGCTCACACGGATGCAGCTCTGCCTGTCCGAGCTACAGGGCGGTAGTGGGCTCAAAGGAAGGCCCAAAAGGCCCACGTTTCTCTCCTCGTTTTCCAAGACCCTGGGGAAGCTTAACCCGTTTAGGCATGGGTCCATGGACGCTTCTAGCATTGATAATGGTGGGGTTGGGGTCCTTGGGGAGGCTTTGACCAAGCCTAAGCCTAGGAGAAGAAGGTTCTCTATATCTTAG